A window of the Rhodoferax sp. GW822-FHT02A01 genome harbors these coding sequences:
- a CDS encoding SDR family oxidoreductase has translation MKVADATILITGANRGLGLAFAREALARGARKVYAAARDPSTVTLPGVIPVKLDVTNPEDVAAAAKNFPDVTLLINNAGIAATGSVLAPDSIASAQRHFDTNVFGPIRLTQAFAPILGANGGGGILNVLSIASWINGPLLGVYAMSKSAAWAMTNGTRIELSAQKTQVLGLHVGFIDTDLTHGFDVPKVSPEAVVRTALDALEAGASEVLADDVTRHVHAGLSANPAVYLHALER, from the coding sequence ATGAAAGTAGCTGACGCAACCATTCTGATTACCGGTGCCAACCGCGGCCTGGGCCTGGCATTTGCACGGGAGGCGCTGGCGCGCGGTGCGCGCAAGGTGTATGCCGCTGCGCGCGATCCATCCACGGTGACGCTGCCCGGCGTGATTCCGGTGAAGCTGGACGTGACCAATCCTGAAGATGTGGCTGCTGCCGCGAAAAATTTCCCGGATGTCACGCTCCTGATCAACAACGCCGGCATTGCCGCCACCGGCAGCGTGTTGGCACCGGACAGCATTGCCTCCGCACAGCGCCACTTTGATACCAATGTGTTCGGCCCTATCCGGCTGACCCAGGCTTTTGCGCCCATTCTGGGGGCCAATGGGGGCGGAGGCATTCTCAATGTGCTGTCCATTGCCAGCTGGATCAACGGGCCTTTGCTGGGCGTCTATGCCATGAGCAAGTCGGCTGCCTGGGCCATGACCAACGGCACGCGCATTGAGCTCAGTGCGCAGAAAACCCAGGTGCTGGGCCTGCACGTCGGCTTTATCGATACCGATCTGACGCATGGCTTCGATGTACCCAAAGTCTCCCCCGAAGCAGTGGTGCGCACCGCGCTGGATGCGCTCGAGGCAGGTGCCAGCGAGGTACTGGCCGATGACGTGACGCGGCATGTCCATGCCGGCCTGTCGGCCAACCCGGCGGTCTACCTGCACGCGCTGGAACGCTGA
- a CDS encoding 2-dehydro-3-deoxy-6-phosphogalactonate aldolase, translated as MTTPHQLLVQTRKLPLVAILRGLTVQDAEAVGAALYASGFRALEVPLNRPEALECIDLLVRTLPADALVGGGTMLTVADVDAVHSAGGRLMVAPNCDARVIARAVELGMLSAPGVVTPTEAFTALQAGAHALKIFPADTLGLAGLKALKSVLPAGTEVWPVGGIDPVNMAAWKRAGATGFGIGSQLYTPGKTAQAVAETAAHFIQAWQG; from the coding sequence TGGTCCAAACCCGCAAGCTCCCCCTGGTTGCCATCCTGCGCGGGCTGACCGTGCAAGACGCAGAGGCCGTGGGTGCGGCCTTGTATGCCAGCGGCTTTCGTGCACTGGAAGTTCCGCTGAACCGCCCCGAAGCACTGGAGTGCATCGACCTGCTGGTGCGCACCCTGCCTGCCGACGCCCTGGTGGGTGGCGGCACCATGCTCACGGTGGCAGACGTTGACGCCGTGCATTCGGCCGGTGGCCGCCTCATGGTGGCGCCCAACTGCGATGCCCGGGTCATCGCCCGCGCGGTTGAGCTGGGCATGCTGAGTGCGCCCGGTGTGGTCACGCCCACCGAAGCCTTCACCGCGCTGCAGGCGGGTGCCCATGCGCTGAAGATATTCCCTGCCGACACCCTGGGTCTCGCGGGCCTCAAGGCCCTCAAGTCCGTACTTCCCGCAGGCACCGAGGTGTGGCCAGTGGGTGGCATTGACCCGGTCAACATGGCAGCCTGGAAACGGGCCGGGGCGACCGGATTCGGCATTGGCAGCCAGCTCTATACACCCGGCAAAACTGCGCAGGCTGTTGCGGAGACAGCCGCGCATTTCATCCAGGCCTGGCAAGGCTGA